One Brassica napus cultivar Da-Ae unplaced genomic scaffold, Da-Ae ScsIHWf_596;HRSCAF=888, whole genome shotgun sequence genomic window carries:
- the LOC125604684 gene encoding uncharacterized protein LOC125604684, with amino-acid sequence MVKKLGLKTQKHPKPYRLQWLNEEGEMRVSTQVSIPLSVGRYEDEILCDVIPMEAKDYLVPLTPKEVHQDQLQLQKKKEIDLKPEQHKQHNFYAKIGNIKRSLYSNQPILLLVFKETLLNLTDFTPEYPSEVSALLQDFEDVFPEDNPIGLPPIRGIEHQIDFVPGSTLPNRPAYRTNPVETKELQRQVEELMEKGHIRESMSPCAVPVLLVPKKHGSWRMIVCGSLL; translated from the exons atggtgaagaagcttggtttgaaaACTCAAAAGCATCCTAAACCTTACCGGCTGCAGTGGCTTAATGAAGAAGGCGAGATGAGGGTATCTACTCAGGTTTCTATACCCTTGTCCGTTGGAAGATATGAAGATGAGATACTCTGTGATGTGATACCAATGGAAGCAA AAGACTATTTGGTGCCTCTCACTCCTAAGGAAGTGCATCAAGATCAGTTACAGcttcagaagaagaaggaaatagaTCTCAAACCCGAGCAACACAAGCAGCACAACTTCTATGCCAAGATTGGTAACATCAAAAGATCTCTTTACTCTAATCAGCCTATTCTTTTGCTTGTGTTTAAAGAAACTCTCTTGAATCTAACTGATTTTACACCGGAGTATCCGAGTGAGGTGTCAGCTCTTTTACAGGACTTTGAAGATGTATTTCCTGAAGATAATCCAATTGGTTTGCCTCCTATacgtgggattgagcaccagATTGACTTTGTACCAGGTTCTACTCTTCCTAACAGGCCAGCATACAGAACTAACCCGGTTGAGACTAAGGAGCTTCAGAGGCAGGTTGAGGAACTAATGGAGAAAGGCCATATCCGTGAGAGCATGAGTCCCTGTGCCGTACCAGTGCTTCTTGTGCCCAAGAAacatgggagctggcgcat GATTGTTTGTGgtagtttactttga